A genome region from Frankineae bacterium MT45 includes the following:
- a CDS encoding threonyl-tRNA synthetase yields MLARFVAIVCLQGVIVSVSSVQPAARLVVKVTAGTSAFEALREAGADLNGPGGVVVVRDSDGELHDLAWIPEVDSEVTAVMADEPDGLAVIRHSAAHVAAQAVQQLFPGTTLGIGPPVENGFYYDFMPERPFTPDDLVAIEKRMGEIIKSGQRFSRRPISDEDARAELSHEPFKLELIGLKGGAAAEESVEVGSGALTMYDNLDAKSGERVWTDLCRGPHLPTTRRIPAFKLMRTAAAYWRGSEKNPQLQRLYGTAWASRDDLKAYLAQLEEAAKRDHRKLGSELDLFSFPDELGSGLAVFHPKGGVLRKEMEDYSRAKHVEAGYEFVNTPHITKGALYEISGHLQWYADGMYPPMHLDAELGPDGEVRKPGQDYYLKPMNCPMHCLIYRSRGRSYRELPLRLFEFGAVYRYEKSGVIHGLTRVRGMTQDDAHIYCSREQMRDELTSLLGFVLDLLRDYGLDDFYLELSTKDPVKYVGSDEDWEVATQTLAEVATASGLELVPDPGGAAFYGPKISVQARDAIGRTWQMSTIQLDFNLPKRFELEFQGSDGDRHQPVMIHRALFGSIERFIGVLTEHYAGAFPAWLSPVQVVGIPVSESQVDYLHDVAAKLRAVGVRVEVDDSADRMQKKIRTAQKSKVPFMLIAGETDAESGAVSFRYRDGEQRNAIPVDQAVSEIVEFIRTRKNVSPTSALF; encoded by the coding sequence GTGTTGGCGAGGTTCGTCGCCATTGTCTGCTTACAGGGAGTCATTGTGTCCGTCAGTTCTGTTCAACCTGCGGCTCGCCTTGTGGTGAAAGTCACCGCAGGTACCAGCGCATTCGAGGCGCTGCGGGAGGCCGGCGCCGACCTGAACGGACCGGGCGGCGTCGTCGTCGTTCGTGACAGCGACGGTGAACTCCACGACCTGGCCTGGATCCCAGAGGTGGATTCGGAAGTCACCGCGGTGATGGCCGACGAACCAGATGGACTCGCCGTCATCCGACACTCGGCCGCCCACGTCGCCGCCCAGGCCGTGCAGCAACTCTTCCCCGGCACCACCTTGGGTATCGGGCCGCCGGTCGAGAACGGCTTCTACTACGACTTCATGCCCGAGCGCCCCTTCACCCCGGATGACCTGGTGGCCATCGAGAAGCGGATGGGCGAGATCATCAAGTCCGGCCAGCGATTCTCCCGCCGTCCGATCAGTGATGAGGACGCCCGCGCCGAGCTCTCCCATGAGCCGTTCAAACTTGAGCTGATCGGGCTGAAGGGTGGTGCCGCCGCCGAGGAGTCGGTCGAGGTCGGCTCAGGCGCACTGACCATGTACGACAACCTGGACGCCAAGTCGGGGGAGCGGGTCTGGACCGATCTCTGTCGTGGCCCGCACCTGCCCACCACCCGCCGCATCCCGGCCTTCAAGTTGATGCGCACGGCCGCGGCCTACTGGCGGGGGAGCGAGAAGAACCCGCAGTTGCAACGTCTTTACGGCACCGCCTGGGCCTCCCGCGACGATCTGAAGGCCTACCTGGCCCAGCTCGAGGAGGCCGCCAAGCGCGACCACCGCAAGCTCGGTTCGGAGCTCGACCTCTTCTCCTTCCCCGACGAACTGGGGTCCGGCCTGGCCGTCTTCCATCCGAAGGGCGGCGTGCTCCGCAAGGAGATGGAGGACTACTCGCGAGCCAAGCACGTCGAGGCCGGCTATGAATTCGTCAACACCCCGCATATCACCAAGGGCGCGCTCTACGAGATCTCCGGGCACCTGCAGTGGTACGCCGACGGCATGTATCCGCCGATGCATCTGGACGCCGAGCTCGGGCCGGACGGTGAGGTCCGCAAGCCGGGTCAGGACTACTACCTGAAGCCGATGAACTGCCCGATGCACTGCCTGATCTATCGGTCGCGCGGCCGCTCCTACCGCGAACTCCCGTTGCGACTCTTCGAGTTCGGCGCTGTGTATCGCTATGAAAAGTCAGGGGTTATTCACGGGCTGACCCGCGTCCGCGGCATGACGCAGGACGATGCGCACATCTACTGCAGCCGCGAGCAGATGCGTGACGAACTCACCTCTCTGCTCGGATTCGTCCTCGACCTGCTGCGCGACTACGGCCTGGACGACTTCTATCTGGAGCTGTCGACGAAGGACCCGGTGAAGTACGTCGGATCCGATGAGGACTGGGAGGTCGCCACCCAGACGCTGGCCGAAGTGGCCACCGCCTCCGGCCTCGAGCTGGTGCCTGATCCCGGAGGTGCCGCGTTCTACGGCCCGAAGATCTCCGTGCAGGCGCGCGACGCGATCGGGCGCACCTGGCAGATGTCGACCATCCAGCTCGACTTCAACCTCCCGAAGCGATTCGAGCTTGAATTCCAAGGGTCTGACGGCGATCGCCACCAGCCGGTGATGATCCACCGGGCGCTCTTCGGATCGATCGAGCGCTTCATCGGCGTGCTCACCGAGCACTACGCCGGTGCCTTCCCGGCGTGGCTCTCACCGGTGCAGGTGGTCGGTATCCCGGTCAGCGAGTCGCAGGTCGACTACCTGCACGACGTCGCTGCCAAGCTGCGGGCGGTTGGGGTTCGGGTCGAGGTGGACGACTCCGCCGACCGGATGCAGAAGAAGATCCGCACGGCTCAGAAGTCGAAGGTGCCGTTCATGCTCATCGCTGGCGAGACCGACGCCGAGAGTGGCGCCGTCTCCTTCCGCTATCGCGATGGCGAGCAGCGCAACGCGATCCCGGTCGACCAGGCGGTGAGTGAGATCGTCGAGTTCATCCGAACCCGCAAGAACGTCTCGCCGACGTCGGCCCTCTTTTGA
- a CDS encoding ATP adenylyltransferase, with the protein MGSDSEELETLPAESFAGEADGFGRLWTPHRMAYIKGEGKPAHSDAGDHCPFCRAPTLSDVDGLIVARGEQAYAVLNLYPYNSGHLMAVPYRHVADYTELRDGEVAEIAELTQIAMRTIRDIAAPHGFNIGMNQGEVAGAGIAAHLHQHIVPRWGGDTNFIPIVAHTRVLPQLLSETRAALAEAWPSREPVSDGTGAFT; encoded by the coding sequence ATGGGCAGCGACTCCGAAGAATTGGAGACGCTCCCAGCCGAGTCGTTCGCCGGTGAGGCCGACGGTTTCGGTCGACTCTGGACGCCGCACCGGATGGCCTACATCAAAGGCGAGGGAAAACCGGCACATTCGGACGCCGGGGATCACTGTCCCTTCTGTCGCGCCCCAACGCTCTCGGACGTTGATGGCCTGATCGTTGCCCGCGGCGAGCAGGCCTACGCAGTCCTCAACCTCTACCCGTACAACTCGGGGCATTTGATGGCGGTGCCTTATCGCCACGTCGCCGACTACACCGAGCTGCGCGACGGCGAGGTGGCCGAGATCGCTGAGCTGACCCAGATCGCGATGCGCACGATCCGGGATATCGCTGCACCCCACGGGTTCAACATCGGGATGAATCAGGGAGAAGTCGCCGGCGCCGGCATCGCGGCCCACCTGCACCAGCACATCGTTCCCAGATGGGGCGGCGACACCAACTTCATCCCGATCGTCGCGCACACCAGAGTGCTGCCCCAACTTCTCTCCGAGACGCGGGCAGCGCTGGCTGAGGCCTGGCCGTCGCGCGAACCAGTATCGGACGGGACAGGAGCATTCACGTGA
- a CDS encoding Imidazolonepropionase, translated as MTVLHLRGVFLPDEVERDAWIVDGHLTFDRYSGAAETIASGGWIIPGLVDAHCHVGLAPTGHLDDPQDQAAQAITDREAGVLLMRDAGSPVDNRSVQLREDLPRLIRAGRHIARPHRYIRGLGVEVEPPSLVEQVEIQAAAGDGWVKLAADWIDRDDGDLAPVWPDDVLVAAIGRAHELGVRVAAHVFGEDALPGLIAAGIDSIEHATGLHGDLVDECAARGIAIVPTLVNIDNFPNIASFGEAKFPRYAAHMRALFDSSRPRVRDAWEAGVPIYTGTDAGGMLPHGLIQDEIRSLVAAGIPQAEVIAQASWRGREWLGLPGLVEGAPADLLVLSADPRVELDALRAPLRTVLRGAPIPS; from the coding sequence GTGACAGTGCTGCATCTGCGGGGCGTCTTCCTGCCTGACGAGGTCGAGCGCGATGCCTGGATCGTCGACGGGCACCTCACCTTCGACCGCTACAGCGGTGCCGCGGAGACGATCGCCTCCGGCGGTTGGATCATCCCCGGCCTGGTCGACGCGCACTGCCATGTCGGGCTCGCACCCACCGGGCATCTCGATGATCCGCAGGATCAGGCGGCCCAGGCGATCACCGATCGCGAGGCGGGCGTACTGCTCATGCGCGACGCCGGATCGCCCGTCGACAACCGCAGCGTCCAGCTGCGCGAAGACCTGCCTCGACTGATCCGCGCCGGTCGTCACATTGCCCGCCCGCATCGCTACATTCGTGGCCTCGGCGTGGAGGTCGAACCGCCGTCGCTGGTCGAGCAGGTGGAGATTCAGGCCGCTGCCGGTGACGGCTGGGTGAAGCTCGCCGCCGACTGGATCGACCGCGATGACGGTGATCTGGCTCCGGTCTGGCCGGATGACGTGCTGGTCGCCGCGATCGGCCGGGCCCACGAATTGGGCGTCCGGGTGGCCGCACACGTCTTCGGTGAGGATGCGCTGCCAGGACTCATCGCCGCCGGAATCGATTCGATCGAACACGCCACCGGACTGCACGGCGATCTGGTTGACGAGTGCGCGGCCCGGGGCATCGCGATTGTCCCGACCCTGGTGAACATCGACAATTTCCCGAACATCGCCTCGTTCGGAGAGGCGAAGTTTCCCCGCTACGCCGCTCACATGCGTGCCCTCTTCGACTCCTCCCGCCCGCGGGTGCGCGATGCCTGGGAGGCCGGCGTGCCGATCTACACCGGCACCGACGCCGGCGGCATGCTGCCCCACGGACTGATCCAGGACGAGATTCGTTCGCTCGTCGCAGCCGGTATCCCGCAGGCGGAGGTGATCGCGCAGGCCTCCTGGCGTGGTCGTGAGTGGCTGGGGCTACCCGGACTGGTGGAGGGGGCGCCGGCCGATCTGCTGGTGTTGTCGGCGGATCCGCGCGTGGAACTCGACGCGCTTCGAGCGCCTCTGCGCACCGTGCTCAGGGGCGCACCGATTCCGTCCTAG
- a CDS encoding regulatory protein, luxR family: protein MGADRGPPRVDAESDGPTPSPAVLPGSRQFTVIAPAESSLAVALRATLVARGWEPRDPTLSGALHRRPTLPALVLVEDDDGQLAPERPDAEIAARSTLRGFVCLGSVRSLPLLVPLAARGAMVLNQAIPFTALVRLIEQAFHGGPVGVVDSGNRNSSAAMLRDRLAESAALQTLTPAEAQTLRALQAGLTATQIAVRTQHSVHTIRSQIKAVLGKLDVTSQVAAVALAHRVGPADWMTSGVNFTNFGDGGL, encoded by the coding sequence ATGGGTGCGGACCGGGGTCCTCCGCGCGTCGACGCCGAATCCGACGGACCCACCCCCTCGCCGGCGGTGCTCCCAGGATCGCGGCAGTTCACTGTCATCGCGCCGGCGGAGTCCTCGCTCGCCGTAGCCCTGCGGGCGACCCTGGTCGCTCGGGGCTGGGAACCGCGGGACCCCACGTTGTCCGGAGCGTTGCATCGACGCCCAACCCTGCCGGCGCTGGTCCTGGTTGAGGATGATGACGGGCAACTAGCCCCCGAGCGCCCGGACGCCGAGATCGCGGCGCGTTCGACACTGCGCGGTTTCGTCTGTCTCGGTTCGGTGCGTTCACTGCCCTTGCTGGTGCCGCTGGCGGCCCGAGGCGCCATGGTGCTCAATCAGGCGATTCCCTTCACGGCGCTGGTACGCCTCATCGAGCAGGCGTTTCACGGCGGCCCGGTGGGTGTAGTCGACAGCGGGAACCGCAACTCGTCCGCGGCCATGCTTCGGGATCGGCTCGCCGAATCGGCGGCGCTCCAGACCCTGACGCCGGCCGAGGCTCAGACGCTACGTGCCCTGCAGGCTGGGCTCACGGCCACGCAGATCGCCGTCCGCACCCAGCACTCGGTGCACACCATCCGCAGTCAAATCAAGGCGGTCCTCGGCAAACTCGACGTGACTTCGCAGGTCGCGGCGGTGGCTCTGGCGCATCGGGTGGGTCCAGCCGACTGGATGACGTCGGGCGTCAATTTCACCAATTTTGGGGATGGGGGGTTGTGA
- a CDS encoding broad-specificity cellobiase, whose amino-acid sequence MPATNPPTRAFPDGFVWGSATSSYQIEGAVDLDGRSPSIWDTFSHTPGKVVGGDTGDVAVEHYQRYRKDVALMADLGLRGYRFSIAWSRVLPGGTGSVNEAGLDFYSRLVDELLGHNVDPLVTLYHWDLPQVLEEKGGWLNRDIAGYFAEYAAVVATRLGDRVQTFTTHNEPWCAAYLGYATGVHAPGHTNNAESLAVAHHLNLAHGEAVGALRDVLPATGQISITLNLQNVRPASDSAKDVAAAAHVERLSNGIFLDPILRGHYPPELIAETSHITDWSFVRDGDLEQIGRPIDVLGVNYYSPALVGAPTEDRRARAEAGGEWINDPQSGDRPSLWPGTDLAYALPQSGPYTAMGWRVEADSLRELLEQIHRDYPAIPLIVTENGAAYDDTVGADGVVHDDDRIAYFDGHIGAIHDAITTGVPVTGYFAWSLLDNFEWAWGYSKRFGIVHVDFETQHRTPKDSARWYSKVIAANGLSD is encoded by the coding sequence ATGCCCGCCACCAATCCCCCCACGCGCGCGTTCCCCGACGGCTTCGTCTGGGGCTCGGCCACCTCGTCGTATCAGATCGAGGGGGCGGTCGACCTCGACGGGCGCAGCCCCTCGATCTGGGACACCTTCAGCCACACGCCGGGGAAGGTGGTCGGCGGCGACACCGGTGACGTCGCCGTGGAGCACTACCAGCGCTACCGCAAGGATGTCGCCCTGATGGCCGACCTCGGGCTGCGCGGCTACCGCTTCTCGATCGCCTGGTCGCGGGTGCTCCCCGGCGGCACGGGCAGCGTCAACGAAGCCGGGTTGGACTTCTACTCCCGGCTCGTAGATGAACTTCTCGGCCACAACGTCGACCCGCTGGTGACCCTTTACCACTGGGACCTGCCACAGGTGCTGGAGGAGAAAGGCGGCTGGCTCAATCGCGACATCGCCGGCTACTTCGCCGAGTACGCAGCCGTCGTGGCAACCCGCCTCGGCGACCGGGTGCAGACGTTCACCACGCACAACGAGCCGTGGTGCGCGGCCTATCTCGGCTACGCCACCGGTGTGCACGCTCCGGGCCACACGAACAATGCGGAGTCGCTGGCGGTCGCGCATCACCTGAATCTGGCCCATGGCGAGGCGGTGGGGGCGCTGCGCGATGTCCTGCCGGCAACCGGCCAGATCTCGATCACGCTCAACCTGCAGAACGTCCGTCCGGCGAGCGACTCGGCGAAGGATGTGGCCGCTGCAGCGCACGTCGAGCGGCTCTCCAACGGCATCTTCCTCGACCCGATCCTGCGGGGCCACTACCCGCCCGAGCTCATCGCCGAGACGAGTCACATCACCGACTGGTCTTTCGTGCGGGACGGCGACCTGGAGCAGATCGGTCGCCCGATCGACGTCCTCGGCGTCAACTACTACAGCCCGGCGCTGGTCGGGGCACCAACCGAAGATCGCCGAGCCCGAGCCGAGGCCGGCGGCGAGTGGATCAACGACCCACAGAGCGGAGACCGCCCCTCGCTCTGGCCGGGCACCGACCTCGCCTACGCACTACCCCAGTCAGGCCCGTACACCGCGATGGGTTGGCGGGTCGAGGCCGACAGCCTCCGCGAGCTGCTTGAGCAGATCCATCGTGACTACCCGGCGATCCCGCTGATCGTGACCGAGAATGGCGCCGCCTATGACGACACCGTCGGCGCCGACGGTGTCGTTCATGACGATGATCGAATCGCCTATTTTGACGGTCATATCGGCGCCATCCACGACGCCATCACCACCGGGGTGCCGGTGACCGGTTATTTCGCCTGGTCGCTCCTGGACAACTTCGAATGGGCTTGGGGCTACTCCAAGCGATTCGGCATCGTCCACGTCGATTTCGAGACCCAGCATCGGACTCCGAAGGATTCCGCCCGTTGGTACAGCAAGGTGATCGCCGCCAACGGGCTATCCGACTGA
- a CDS encoding SSU ribosomal protein S16P, which translates to MATKIKLMRLGKMREPHYRIVVADARTKRDGRSIETIGEYHPKNDPSVIRVDAERAAYWLGVGAQPTEAVAAIFKVTGDWQKFKGLPAPAPMQVAPPKPDKLAIFNAALAETSGDFDAPATTPKKKAAKAAPKADATAEATEETAAPADAPAAEVESPAEQA; encoded by the coding sequence GTGGCAACCAAGATCAAGCTCATGCGTCTCGGAAAGATGCGCGAGCCTCACTACCGAATCGTCGTCGCCGATGCCCGCACCAAGCGTGATGGCCGCTCGATCGAGACGATCGGCGAGTACCACCCGAAGAACGACCCGTCCGTGATCCGCGTGGACGCCGAGCGCGCCGCGTACTGGCTCGGAGTCGGCGCCCAGCCGACCGAGGCCGTCGCCGCGATCTTCAAGGTCACCGGTGACTGGCAGAAGTTCAAGGGCCTCCCGGCCCCGGCGCCGATGCAGGTCGCGCCGCCGAAGCCGGACAAGCTGGCGATCTTCAACGCGGCACTGGCTGAGACGTCGGGTGACTTCGACGCTCCGGCCACCACGCCGAAGAAGAAGGCAGCCAAGGCCGCTCCGAAGGCCGACGCAACTGCTGAGGCCACCGAGGAGACCGCTGCACCGGCCGACGCGCCGGCTGCCGAGGTTGAATCGCCCGCAGAGCAGGCCTGA
- a CDS encoding 16S rRNA processing protein RimM, giving the protein MTEPQDPQRLLAVGKIGPAIGLKGEVYVQPWTDAPEERFAPGSVLSTEPGERGPLTVVDFRAHGKRFVIRFDGYDGRTAAESLRDTELLIAASERPRLDDPDDFYDTDLIGLAAFTPDGAPLGAIKDVVHAPGSEYLVLLHDEREVLVPFVAEIVPTVDVAAGRVVIDPPEGLLQL; this is encoded by the coding sequence GTGACCGAACCGCAGGATCCGCAGCGTCTGCTGGCGGTCGGCAAGATCGGCCCGGCCATCGGGCTGAAGGGGGAGGTCTACGTCCAGCCTTGGACGGATGCCCCTGAGGAACGTTTCGCTCCCGGCTCGGTGCTCAGCACCGAGCCGGGTGAGCGGGGCCCCCTCACCGTGGTTGACTTCCGAGCCCACGGAAAGCGCTTCGTTATTCGTTTCGACGGATACGACGGACGCACCGCAGCCGAGTCGCTGCGTGACACCGAATTACTCATCGCCGCCTCCGAGCGGCCGCGTCTGGACGACCCGGACGACTTCTACGACACCGACCTCATCGGCCTCGCTGCGTTCACCCCGGACGGGGCGCCGCTCGGGGCGATCAAGGACGTCGTGCACGCGCCTGGCTCGGAGTACCTCGTGCTGCTGCACGACGAGCGCGAAGTCCTGGTTCCGTTCGTCGCGGAGATCGTCCCCACGGTTGATGTCGCGGCCGGTCGCGTTGTCATCGACCCGCCGGAAGGCCTGCTGCAGCTGTGA
- a CDS encoding tRNA (guanine37-N1)-methyltransferase — protein MTEAAQTPNEPQLTLDVITIFPDYLAPLHQSLVGKAIERGQLLARIHDLRQWTDDVHHSVDDTPYGGGPGMVMKPEPWGRALDAVAPADGPHQPRLVIPSPSGRKFTAAVAAELAADPWLVFACGRYEGIDARVVDYAASRMTVDEVSLGDYVLCGGEVAVLVMVEAIARLLPGVLGNALSAREDSFTDSVDGLLEAPAFTKPASWRGMDVPAVLLSGNHGEIARWRAAQSQRRTAERRPDLL, from the coding sequence GTGACTGAGGCTGCCCAGACCCCGAACGAGCCGCAGTTGACGCTCGACGTCATCACGATCTTCCCCGACTACCTGGCCCCGCTGCACCAATCGCTGGTCGGTAAGGCGATAGAACGCGGGCAACTTCTGGCCCGGATCCACGATCTGCGCCAGTGGACCGATGACGTGCATCACAGCGTCGACGACACGCCGTATGGCGGCGGACCCGGCATGGTGATGAAGCCGGAGCCCTGGGGGCGCGCGCTGGACGCGGTAGCCCCGGCCGATGGCCCCCATCAGCCCCGCTTGGTGATTCCCTCGCCCTCGGGGAGGAAGTTCACGGCGGCGGTGGCGGCTGAACTGGCGGCTGACCCCTGGCTGGTCTTCGCCTGCGGACGCTACGAGGGGATCGACGCCCGGGTCGTCGACTACGCCGCGTCGCGGATGACTGTCGACGAGGTGAGCCTGGGCGACTACGTCCTCTGCGGCGGTGAAGTGGCCGTGCTGGTGATGGTCGAGGCGATCGCCCGGTTGCTCCCCGGTGTGCTTGGCAATGCGCTCTCGGCGCGGGAGGACTCCTTCACCGACAGCGTCGACGGCCTGCTCGAGGCGCCGGCCTTCACCAAGCCGGCGAGTTGGCGTGGGATGGACGTCCCGGCGGTGCTCCTCTCAGGCAACCACGGTGAGATCGCTCGCTGGCGAGCGGCGCAGTCGCAGCGTCGGACCGCCGAGAGGCGCCCCGACCTGCTGTGA
- a CDS encoding LSU ribosomal protein L19P — MNTLDILDAESLRADVPDFRPGDMLKVHVRVIEGSRSRVQIFQGHVIRRQGGGLRETFTVRKVSFGVGVERTFPVHTPVIEKIEIVSRGDVRRAKLYYLRDLRGKAAKIKEKRDIVGR; from the coding sequence ATGAACACCCTCGACATCCTTGACGCCGAGTCGCTGCGCGCGGACGTCCCCGATTTCCGGCCGGGCGACATGCTCAAGGTGCACGTGCGAGTGATCGAGGGCTCGCGCTCGCGCGTTCAGATCTTCCAGGGCCACGTCATCCGCCGTCAGGGTGGCGGCCTGCGCGAGACGTTCACCGTCCGCAAGGTCAGCTTCGGAGTCGGCGTCGAGCGCACCTTCCCGGTGCACACGCCGGTCATCGAGAAGATCGAGATCGTCAGCCGCGGCGACGTCCGCCGGGCCAAGCTGTACTACCTTCGCGATCTGCGTGGCAAGGCCGCCAAGATCAAGGAGAAGCGGGACATCGTCGGCCGCTAA
- a CDS encoding signal peptidase I, translating to MARHAKDDGGSANLGPAGSSPGEPEVGSPDDARYRPDAPPPSAAPQPVYGNIKSRRLLRPKGSKTPWWELPILIAVAIAVAILVKSFLIQPFYIPSESMEKTLHGCTGCRGDRILVSKTVYDLRDPHPGDIIVFRAPDGWDTEGSVALPTNPLAKGLRWFGQLVGVVPPDEKDLVKRVIAIGGETVRCCDAQGNVQISDDGPTGPWRSLHEPYIFEPLVPAPGSKPGSPAPGDNATFGPITIPKGRLWVMGDHRSDSADSRYHCISDAPGTHICNPDTSTVAVSSVVGKAIVIAWPPSRWRTLGTPATFQQAAAIGDGSIPVVAAGIVVLPLAGVRRRRRRSRTSRPPRGPINSEDG from the coding sequence ATGGCGCGACACGCGAAGGACGACGGCGGCTCGGCGAACCTCGGGCCTGCCGGATCCAGTCCGGGAGAGCCTGAGGTAGGAAGCCCTGACGACGCGCGGTATCGGCCCGATGCCCCGCCGCCCAGCGCTGCTCCGCAGCCCGTCTACGGCAACATCAAGTCGCGGCGACTGCTGCGTCCAAAGGGTTCGAAAACCCCGTGGTGGGAGCTGCCGATCCTGATCGCCGTGGCCATCGCGGTGGCGATCCTGGTGAAGTCGTTCCTGATCCAGCCGTTCTACATTCCGTCGGAGTCGATGGAGAAGACCCTGCACGGCTGCACGGGCTGCCGGGGTGACCGCATCCTGGTCAGCAAGACGGTCTATGACCTGCGCGACCCGCACCCGGGCGACATCATCGTCTTTCGCGCCCCGGACGGGTGGGACACCGAGGGCAGCGTGGCCCTGCCGACCAACCCCCTCGCCAAGGGACTGCGCTGGTTCGGCCAGCTCGTCGGGGTAGTGCCCCCGGACGAGAAGGACCTGGTGAAGCGGGTCATCGCCATTGGCGGCGAGACCGTTCGATGCTGTGATGCGCAGGGCAACGTTCAGATCAGCGACGACGGTCCGACTGGTCCGTGGCGTTCACTGCACGAGCCGTACATCTTCGAACCCCTGGTTCCGGCCCCCGGCAGCAAGCCCGGAAGTCCGGCACCCGGTGACAATGCGACCTTCGGGCCGATCACCATCCCCAAGGGGCGCCTCTGGGTGATGGGTGATCATCGCAGCGACTCCGCCGACTCCCGGTACCACTGCATCAGCGACGCTCCGGGCACGCACATCTGCAACCCAGACACGTCGACGGTCGCCGTCAGCAGCGTGGTCGGCAAGGCGATCGTCATCGCCTGGCCACCCTCACGGTGGCGCACCCTCGGCACTCCGGCTACCTTCCAGCAGGCCGCCGCTATCGGTGACGGCTCGATTCCAGTGGTGGCCGCCGGAATCGTGGTCCTGCCTCTGGCTGGAGTTCGCCGCCGTCGTCGGCGGTCTCGTACATCTCGGCCGCCGCGTGGTCCGATCAACTCCGAAGATGGCTGA
- a CDS encoding ADP-ribose pyrophosphatase YjhB, NUDIX family has protein sequence MADQGSEPIPRVGARVLLLDPNGRLLLIHEHYDYFGQERRTHWITPGGGIEADETLQQAAAREVYEETGIVIELAPQATPVHRTGRLWSGGGNVYDQVDHFFVVRLEAEADVVAASPTPEEVASAIGHRWWSASELATTDERLLPPDIANLLARINADDAADRVT, from the coding sequence ATGGCTGACCAAGGCTCCGAACCGATCCCTCGGGTCGGAGCCCGGGTACTGCTGCTCGACCCGAACGGACGTCTGCTGCTCATCCATGAGCACTACGACTACTTCGGCCAGGAGCGTCGAACCCACTGGATCACGCCCGGTGGCGGGATCGAAGCCGACGAAACTCTTCAGCAGGCCGCCGCCCGCGAGGTCTACGAAGAGACCGGCATCGTGATCGAGTTGGCCCCGCAGGCCACGCCGGTTCATCGGACCGGTCGGCTCTGGTCCGGTGGTGGGAATGTCTACGACCAGGTCGATCACTTCTTCGTCGTTCGGCTGGAGGCCGAGGCTGACGTCGTGGCGGCGAGCCCGACACCGGAGGAGGTCGCCTCGGCCATCGGACATCGGTGGTGGAGCGCCTCGGAACTCGCAACGACTGACGAGCGTCTGCTCCCGCCGGACATCGCGAATCTGCTGGCCCGGATCAACGCCGATGACGCTGCCGACCGGGTAACGTAA
- a CDS encoding RNase HII has product MSSAFPSRIGSQAASELPAFRSPRVLVRRDAAGLDAYEDALSRAGFARVAGADEAGRGACAGPLVVAACTLAPGRRGHIEGLADSKVLTAATRERLYEQIVERAAAYSVVVIPAAEIDAFGLHVANLAGMRRAIAGLHPRPSYALTDGFPVPGVGVPTTAVWKGDAVVACIAAASILAKVTRDRMMTELHETFPEYDFAKHKGYVTSDHSAALRRFGPCPQHRFSYINVRQAADGTVSASLPGGATRVRGQARVGKNDYTKPPTSRADPLSAGEQESA; this is encoded by the coding sequence ATGTCCTCAGCCTTTCCCAGCAGAATTGGTTCCCAAGCAGCGTCGGAGCTGCCTGCGTTCCGGTCGCCCCGAGTTCTGGTTCGGCGAGACGCCGCGGGTCTGGATGCCTACGAGGACGCACTCTCCCGAGCGGGTTTCGCCCGCGTGGCCGGTGCGGATGAGGCTGGCCGCGGAGCCTGCGCCGGTCCGCTCGTGGTCGCTGCCTGCACCTTGGCCCCCGGGCGTCGTGGTCACATCGAGGGTCTGGCCGACTCCAAGGTGCTCACCGCGGCGACTCGCGAGCGGCTCTACGAGCAGATTGTCGAACGAGCCGCCGCCTACTCCGTCGTCGTGATCCCGGCCGCTGAGATCGACGCCTTCGGACTGCATGTCGCGAATCTCGCGGGCATGCGTCGGGCGATCGCGGGCCTCCACCCGCGCCCCAGCTACGCCCTCACTGACGGCTTCCCGGTGCCGGGCGTCGGGGTGCCGACCACCGCGGTCTGGAAGGGCGACGCGGTCGTAGCCTGCATCGCCGCGGCCTCGATCCTGGCCAAGGTGACCCGGGATCGGATGATGACCGAGCTGCACGAGACCTTCCCGGAGTACGACTTCGCCAAGCACAAGGGCTACGTCACCTCCGACCACTCAGCCGCGCTGCGGCGCTTCGGTCCCTGTCCGCAGCACCGCTTCTCCTACATCAATGTGCGCCAGGCCGCGGACGGCACCGTCTCCGCGTCGCTTCCCGGCGGGGCCACCCGCGTGCGCGGGCAGGCTCGCGTGGGTAAGAATGACTACACCAAGCCCCCAACCAGCCGAGCTGACCCGCTCAGCGCCGGCGAGCAGGAGAGTGCGTGA